Part of the Granulicella cerasi genome is shown below.
GGGCTGTGCGACCCCGCCCCCCCAATAAATGTTCCGGTGTTGAATGGAGCCATATGCACGTTCAGCGTCGCCGAGGTTTTCCCTTCACGCAGGTTAGGTGGACAGACTGCTAGTCATCTATCAGTCGTCGAACGATCTTCGACATGAGTTTCAGAACGGGGTCTCCTTCTAGCCCCACGGGCTGAGAAGTTGTCATGACGCTTCCCTCGTAACAGTTCGGATCTTCCGATACCATGCAAGAGCCTTGCTCGGATCAGCGTTTGCTGCTCTTCACGAGGACATCCCGGAAAAGCAGAGAAGGCAACCTGTTTCAATAGCGAATGATAGTGAAAATGAAGAGACCGCCATCGTAATTGCGATGGCGGTCTCTTATTTCTGGTGATTACTTCCGAGTCACGTTGACCGAAGTAAGAACGGAGTTCACCACTTGCGTGGTTCCCGAAGTCCCAGTCGCCGTAATGGTGACTAGGAACGTTCCTGCCGGAGTGCCGGAGTGCGATGAATCCGAGCAGCCGGCGATCGTTCCCAATGTGCTCAACGACAGGAGCAAGATCGCAAGCATGGAAAACTTCCTCCGCCGACGTCCCAGCGGCAACATCAGAGCGAGCAGTCCAGCGAGGACAATGCCTGGGCGCTGCCCTAACGGGCCAAGATTCTCCAGAGAAGCGGAACCTGTCGTGCCGATGGTCGCTGTGGCAGAAGCAGTACCAGCGGCAGCAAGCGTTACCGTATCCGTACTGAAGCTGCACGAAGCACCGACAGGCAGGTTGCTGCATGCGAAGGTGACCGAACCGGAGAATCCGGCATTGGCCTGTAGCGAAAGGCTAATCGGCGCAGAACTTCCCTGCGCGATATTTACCGTCTGAGGAGTTCCTGTCAGAGTGAACGCCGGGGCAGGAGCTGTGATGTTGATGGTGAGAGGAGCTGCACTTGCAGAAGCGTGTGTGGCATCCCCGGCATAGGTTGCAGTGATCTTGTTTGCCCCGACAGGTAAATCGGACGTGCTGAGAGTAGCCACATTCGAGCTCCATGAACCTGTTCCGATCGGAGTTCCATTCGAGAGAAAGGTGACATCTCCCGTCAGGTTTCCGGTGCTCAATAGATTGGGCTCGACAAACAGGTTGACGGGATTGCCTTGCAAGACTGTCGTGGCGGTCGCCCCCAGCGTAAGGCTCAATCCAGCGTTGTTCAGGAAAAGCACGCTTGGAACATAACCCTGTCCGCCACCCAGAATCACGTCGCCAGCACCGTCACCGTTGAAGTCTCCAGCGAAGATGAGTTTGTCGCGATTCGAGAGGACATCGGAAGGTTGCACGTACATGATGGGAGCATTGAACGCCCCGTTGCCCGCATTGATCAGAACAACCGTGCCTGAGGTCAGGGTGTCCTGCACACTCAACGAGATGATGTAGTCCGGCAAGCCGTCTCCATTCAGATCTTCGGTAACGGCCAGCAGGCCGGTATTTCCTTTCATCACGTAGACGGGAGCGACGAACGTGAAGTCACCATGTCCGATCACATTCAGGATACCCGGCGGAATGGATGTACTGGTAGAAGACTGTCCAATATAGGACATCATCAGGTCGAGGTTGCCATCACCGTTGGTGTCCGCTATCTGTATGTCGGGAACCCGATAGGCGCCGCTCCATGCAACATGTGCAGCAGCAGTGTTGAAGGTTCCATCGCCATTGCCTGGAATGACGGTGACCGCGTTTTTACCGCTGCCGATGTCATCCAGAACGAGGTCGAGCTTACCGTCATTGTTTATGTCGGCGAGCTTCGCTTCATAGAGAGTGGTGCCGAACGGAGTGAAGAGCGAGGACGTAAACCCTCCCTTTCCATCACCCAGCAGCACGGCGAAACCGGAAGGAGAGGTTCCAGTTGCATAGCACGCAGCGTCGCCACCATAGGCGATCACGAGGTCGGGAAAGCCGTCTCCGTTAATGTCGCCAGCACTTCCCAGACTAAGTGCGCAGCCCAGGCTGGTGGGAATTGTCGTGTTGATCGGCGTGCTTAGGGTTCCGTCTCCCTTCGAGAGAAAAACCCTGACACCGGTATAGGTCGCCATGATGAGGTCGTCCTTGCCGTCATTGTTCAGATCGACTCGAATCGGTTCGACAAAATCGACACTCGTAAGGTTCTGCGTATCGAGACTACGGGTGAAGAGAAAACCACCCTTATGATCGCTGAGACCAATATCAACGTACCCAGACTCCTGAGCGAAGATGTCTGTGGCTCCGTCCCCGTCATAATCGCCGACAGAGATCACCTGGAAGCCCACAGCGGACTGGGTGTTGTTAGGCTTGCTTGTACTTGTGTTGGCCGGTGCGATTGCCGGAGCGCCACGGAATGTACCATCACCACGGCCGAGGAATACGTTCACCGAGTTGAAGAAGGGTTCTACCCAGAAGAAATCAGGAATTCCGTCGTCATTGAAGTCGACGGCATCTTCAATCTGATTGCCCCCTAATCCCCCGCTGTACTGCGATGTGGGTGTTTGCTGGAAGCTGCCGCTGCCCGTGCCGAGATAGAGCTGGGCGATACCGCCACGGAACGTCACAATGTCCGTCACGCCATCCTTGTTGAAGTCGCCCACCGTGAGACTTGTGACCACACCTACGTCTGCAACGGCGGTAACAGGATTCTGCAAAGTACCGTCGCCCACGCCATAGCAAATGTCGATGGCATTATTGCCGTCAGCAAAGAGAGCGTCTGGACTACCGTCGTTGTTGAAGTCCTGGACAACCAGACTGCCTTTTCCATATTGCGTAGAGGAAACACTTTTGGCGACAATGGAAAGAG
Proteins encoded:
- a CDS encoding FG-GAP-like repeat-containing protein yields the protein MFKTSLRYALRTLLTTTVMGGTLLAQQTTPVSPFSGRPTPWSQFDRETPSSTTPANESPVGIYPMAPTPKSSTAYTFPGFLAPLRTSVGSGDGSGTYSGGMAADFDGKNGIDVATVQGDGVLTVLLNDGKGNFTELPLNTSASGANIVQAFARDLNGDGLPDIVATSNTLPGYFVWMNQGNGVFGAVTKVKITPPTGITGTAIMGAMAMGDVNGDGKIDIVLPLSYISGSGQVGYTSTVVLYSFLGNGDGTFSATPKATLYTLSGYYIFQGGRSIALADLSKHGALDAVLEIQQPPPGTTSYFFDIATVKGNNDGTFGPLSIVAKSVSSTQYGKGSLVVQDFNNDGSPDALFADGNNAIDICYGVGDGTLQNPVTAVADVGVVTSLTVGDFNKDGVTDIVTFRGGIAQLYLGTGSGSFQQTPTSQYSGGLGGNQIEDAVDFNDDGIPDFFWVEPFFNSVNVFLGRGDGTFRGAPAIAPANTSTSKPNNTQSAVGFQVISVGDYDGDGATDIFAQESGYVDIGLSDHKGGFLFTRSLDTQNLTSVDFVEPIRVDLNNDGKDDLIMATYTGVRVFLSKGDGTLSTPINTTIPTSLGCALSLGSAGDINGDGFPDLVIAYGGDAACYATGTSPSGFAVLLGDGKGGFTSSLFTPFGTTLYEAKLADINNDGKLDLVLDDIGSGKNAVTVIPGNGDGTFNTAAAHVAWSGAYRVPDIQIADTNGDGNLDLMMSYIGQSSTSTSIPPGILNVIGHGDFTFVAPVYVMKGNTGLLAVTEDLNGDGLPDYIISLSVQDTLTSGTVVLINAGNGAFNAPIMYVQPSDVLSNRDKLIFAGDFNGDGAGDVILGGGQGYVPSVLFLNNAGLSLTLGATATTVLQGNPVNLFVEPNLLSTGNLTGDVTFLSNGTPIGTGSWSSNVATLSTSDLPVGANKITATYAGDATHASASAAPLTINITAPAPAFTLTGTPQTVNIAQGSSAPISLSLQANAGFSGSVTFACSNLPVGASCSFSTDTVTLAAAGTASATATIGTTGSASLENLGPLGQRPGIVLAGLLALMLPLGRRRRKFSMLAILLLSLSTLGTIAGCSDSSHSGTPAGTFLVTITATGTSGTTQVVNSVLTSVNVTRK